A window of the Labrus mixtus chromosome 8, fLabMix1.1, whole genome shotgun sequence genome harbors these coding sequences:
- the rps15 gene encoding 40S ribosomal protein S15: MADTEIKKKRTFRKFTYRGVDLDQLLDMSYEQLMQLYCARQRRRLNRGLRRKQQSLLKRLRKAKKEAPPMEKPEVVKTHLRDMVILPEMVGSMVGVYNGKTFNQVEIKPEMCGHYLGEFSITYKPVKHGRPGIGATHSSRFIPLK; encoded by the exons ATG GCGGATACTGAGATCAAGAAGAAGCGTACCTTCAGGAAGTTCACCTATAGAGGTGTGGACCTGGATCAGCTGCTGGACATGTCATA TGAGCAGCTCATGCAGTTGTACTGCGCCCGCCAGAGGAGGAGGCTTAACCGTGGCCTGCGCCGCAAGCAGCAGTCTCTCCTGAAGCGCCTGCGTAAGGCAAAGAAAGAGGCTCCCCCAATGGAGAAACCTGAGGTGGTGAAGACCCATCTGAGGGACATGGTCATCCTGCCTGAGATGGTTGGTTCCATGGTTGGAGTGTACAATGGCAAGACTTTCAACCAGGTTGAAATCAAG CCTGAGATGTGCGGACACTACTTGGGCGAGTTCTCCATCACCTACAAGCCAGTCAAGCATGGTCGCCCCGGTATTGGAGCTACACATTCTTCTCGTTTCATCCCTCTGAAGTAG
- the crsp7 gene encoding mediator of RNA polymerase II transcription subunit 26, producing MTTVSATPQQMKDRLLQAVDSHSNICNMVAVLDVITSLEKYPITKEALEETRLGKLINDVRKKTKDEDLAKRAKKLLRNWQKLIEPGTSVGASAPGSTNGSSLPCRTDTAPPDISVTGKGVPEVKIRIDVHNTYSPKAEKSGSRKRRAENRDSGVHLPEKISKLSSYENSVSPPPTNGIAGSPDPLLLDLQVIPSPDRSRLEPLDNDKINRIPVNAVKPRPSFPGVAKLPSTSSMIKAAVMQQQARLDEGGGGAYYQAKSPRGLTTSPRSMKQDTVTKRSSAYAPKATPTPSPSSRDSPLSLPQPVSTPAQASYADKLPHSSHRSSMHWAGLSEVPSHCPPQDISATLESPTVSPSPSHPQHNSELHRPASEAAMSVSDDTDAATISHLEHKRRKYRSRDFSVNLDGQKIEDSTKPVRLKERRLTFDPVTGQIKPLVHKEPSQSEEAPTPDHAESRKRTESTVQQPPIPVPVPAKTLAPASAPGPGPSANPFHQTNWKELSRNEIIQSYLNLQSNVLTSSGVQAPSAHFFMSEYLKRKEQEIKDSREIHVLQTDSSVGDLPGLSREVTDEDLGRIHTQHWPGVNGCCDTKGNWYDWTECISLDPHGDESKLNILPYVCLD from the exons ATGACAACGGTCTCAGCAACCCCGCAGCAGATGAAGGACCGGCTGCTGCAGGCCGTCGACAGTCACAGCAAT ATTTGCAATATGGTGGCTGTATTGGATGTAATTACCAGTCTAGAAAAGTATCCTATCACCAAAGAAGCACTTGAG GAAACCCGACTAGGAAAATTGATCAATGATGTGAGGAAGAAGACCAAGGATGAAGACCTTGCCAAGCGTGCAAAGAAACTCCTAAGGAACTGGCAAAAGCTGATTGAACCTGGGACATCTGTTGGTGCAAGTGCCCCTGGGTCTACCAATGGCAGTTCCCTTCCCTGCAGAACAGACACCGCTCCTCCTGACATTTCTGTGACTGGGAAAGGTGTCCCTGAAGTCAAAATCAGAATTGATGTTCACAACACGTACTCGCCAAAAGCGGAAAAATCAGGTAGCCGCAAACGGAGAGCAGAGAACAGAGACAGTGGCGTGCACTTACCTGAGAAAATCTCCAAGCTGTCTTCTTATGAAAACTCTGTTTCACCACCACCCACTAATGGCATTGCAGGTAGTCCTGATCCCCTGCTGCTGGATCTGCAAGTCATCCCGTCTCCTGACAGATCACGGTTAGAGCCCCTTGATAATGACAAAATCAACAGAATTCCTGTTAATGCGGTCAAACCTCGCCCCAGCTTCCCTGGGGTGGCCAAACTACCTAGCACTTCCTCTATGATCAAGGCTGCCGTAATGCAGCAACAGGCCAGATTGGatgaagggggaggaggggcttATTATCAAGCCAAAAGTCCTCGTGGTCTCACCACCAGTCCAAGGAGCATGAAACAGGACACAGTGACCAAGCGCTCCTCAGCATATGCACCAAAAGCAACACCCACCCCAAGCCCTTCCTCCAGGGACTCTCCCTTGTCTTTGCCCCAGCCTGTATCCACCCCAGCCCAAGCCTCTTACGCTGACAAGCTGCCACATTCTTCTCATAGGTCTTCAATGCACTGGGCTGGTTTGTCAGAAGTCCCTTCTCATTGCCCACCACAAGACATATCTGCAACACTGGAATCTCCAACTGTCTCCCCTTCGCCTTCCCACCCTCAACATAACTCAGAACTGCACAGACCAGCATCTGAGGCAGCCATGTCTGTGTCTGATGACACGGACGCGGCAACCATCTCACACTTGGAGCATAAAAGGAGGAAGTACAGATCAAGAGACTTCTCTGTCAACTTAGATGGCCAGAAAATAGAGGACTCGACTAAGCCTGTACGGTTAAAAGAACGCAGACTTACATTTGATCCTGTCACAGGTCAGATCAAACCTCTGGTACATAAAGAACCTTCTCAATCGGAGGAAGCCCCAACTCCTGACCATGCTGAATCTAGGAAGAGAACTGAAAGCACTGTTCAACAGCCCCCTATTCCGGTCCCTGTCCCTGCCAAAACCTTAGCCCCTGCCTCTGCCCCAGGTCCAGGTCCCAGCGCTAACCCTTTCCATCAAACAAACTGGAAAGAGCTGTCCAGAAATGAAATCATCCAGTCCTACTTGAACCTTCAGAGCAATGTGCTCACCTCCTCAGGGGTCCAAGCCCCCAGTGCACACTTTTTCATGTCAGAGTATTTGAAAAGGAAAGAACAGGAGATCAAGGACTCGAGGGAGATTCATGTTCTGCAGACGGACAGCTCAGTAGGGGATTTACCAGGTTTGAGCAGGGAGGTGACGGACGAGGACCTGGGCAGgatacacacacagcactggCCGGGGGTGAATGGTTGCTGTGACACCAAGGGCAACTGGTATGATTGGACAGAGTGCATATCATTGGACCCTCATGGGGATGAAAGCAAATTGAACATCCTGCCATATGTTTGCCTAGACTGA
- the cnn2 gene encoding calponin-2, which translates to MSFHKGPSYGLSAEVKNRIAQKYDSQKEEELRAWIEEITGATIGPDFQKGLKSGVILCELINKLSPNSVKKINQSALNWHQLENLTNFTKAITEFGLKPHDIFEANDLFENGNMTQVQTTLLALASMAKTRGCQSRVDIGVKYADKVERMFDEEKMRAGQCVIGLQMGTNTCASQAGMNAYGTRRHLYDHKNHIQAPMDNTTISLQMGTNKGASQAGMTAPGTRRAIYDTKLNTDKCDNSTMSLQMGYTQGASQKGQNFGLGRQIYDAKYCPTAREEVEEQNGAGVARDYIPDNQDEGYQGYQEEEQVYQGDGTDY; encoded by the exons ATGTCCTTCCACAAAGGTCCTTCCTACGGATTATCAGCGGAGGTGAAAAACCGG ATCGCACAGAAGTATGACTCTCAGAAAGAAGAGGAGCTGAGGGCCTGGATCGAAGAGATTACCGGCGCTACCATCGGCCCTGACTTCCAGAAAGGCCTGAAGAGTGGAGTCATTCTGTGCGA ACTTATCAACAAACTCTCCCCAAACTCTGTGAAAAAGATCAACCAGTCAGCACTGAACTGGCATCAG CTGGAGAACCTGACAAACTTCACCAAAGCCATCACGGAGTTCGGCCTGAAGCCTCACGATATCTTCGAAGCCAATGACCTGTTTGAGAACGGAAACATGACACAGGTCCAGACGACGCTGCTCGCACTCGCCAGCATG gcgAAGACCAGGGGCTGCCAGTCACGGGTAGACATCGGGGTGAAGTATGCTGACAAGGTGGAGAGGATGTTTGACGAGGAGAAAATGAGAGCAGGACAGTGCGTCATTGGTCTACAG atGGGTACCAACACGTGTGCCAGTCAGGCAGGTATGAACGCATACGGCACCAGGAGGCATTTATACGACCACAAAAATCATATCCAGGCCCCTATGGACAACACAACCATCAGCCTGCAGATGGGAACCAACAAGGGGGCGAGCCAG GCTGGGATGACAGCACCAGGGACAAGGCGTGCCATCTACGACACAAAACTGAACACAGACAAGTGCGACAACAGCACCATGTCCCTACAGATGGGCTACACCCAGGGAGCCAGCCAGAAAGGACAGAACTTCGGCTTGGGCCGGCAGATCTATGACGCCAAGTACTGTCCAACAGCcagagaggaggtagaggaacAAAACGGGGCCGGCGTGGCTCGCGACTACATCCCAGATAACCAAGATGAGGGTTACCAAGGCTaccaggaagaggagcaggtgTACCAAGGGGATGGGACGGATTATTAG